The genomic interval CATCTCACATACGCTGTGGGGCTGTCTGAAAAATCAGTCATGGGACTGCTACTGCCGATCCTTCTTGGCTTTCTTGCAGCTCTGATTGGAGGGCTGTACCTTCTCGGCGTGTTTCGACAGCGGCGAGCAGGAGAACCACCTCTGGATAAGGGCCTCTTGCCATGGCTGGGTCATGTGTTAGAGTTTCGCAGGAACACTTTGAAGTTCCTACAGAGGATGAGACAAAAGCATGGCGATGTGTTCACAATACAGCTGGGAGGATTTTATATTACATTCCTTCAGGACCCTCAATCGTTTGGGTCAGTTGTTAAGGAGAGTCGAGATAAACTGGACTTCACAAAGTTTGCTGTTCATTTGGTGCGCAGGGTGTTTGGTTACACATCTATAGAGGGTGAACACAACATTCTCCAGATGTTCAGCAACAAGCACCTCAAAGGAGATGGTCTGGAGCTAATGACACAATCCATGATGAATAATTTGCAGACCCTAATGTTGCACAACATCGGCTCAGCTGTAGAAGAAAGAACCTGGATGGATGACGGCTTGTTTAATTACAGCTACAATATTGTCTTTAGGGCCGGCTACTTATCTCTATATGGCAATGAGCCACACAACTCCGAAGGAAGTGAGAAGAAAgccaaagagaaagacagagctgTATCAGAAGCCTTATTTTCCGAGTTTCGTAAATATGACCAACTCTTTCCCAACCTAGCTTATGGGGTCCTGATGCCAGGGCAAAGGCTGGAAGCACAGAGGATAATGGAATACTTCTGGAACAGTCTGTCGGTGCAAACGATGAAGACCAAGGACAACATCAGTCGCTGGTTGTGGGACATCCAGCAGGCCAAAGAGGAGAGGGGTGAGAAGGAGTCAGCGATAAGCAAATACATGTTTGTGCTTCTTTGGGCCTCTCAGGGCAACACAGGGCCTTCTGCATTCtggctgctcctcttcctcatgaAAAACCCAGAAGCCATGGCTGCAGTGAAGGAAGAGGTAGATAAGGTTCTGAAGGAATTTGAGCAAGAAGTCCAACCTGGTGGTCCTCTAATCAACCTGACCCGTGAAATGCTGATGAAAACACCAGTCCTGGACAGTGCTGTAGAAGAGACCCTCCGACTCACTGCTGCACCCCTCCTCACCAGAGCAGTGCTTCAAGACATGACCCTCAAGATGGCTGATGGCCGCGAATACTTCATTCGCGAGGGTGACAGAATTGCAGTCTTTCCTTACATTGCCGTTCACATTGACCCAGAGATCCACCCTGACCCACATTCATTCAAATATGACCGCTTTCTCAATCCAAACGGGAGCAAGAAAACAGATTTTTACAAAGCAGGGAAGAAGGTGAAGTATTACAACATGCCCTGGGGTGCTGGGGTGTCTATGTGCCCTGGGCGTTTCTTTGCCACCAATGAGCTGAAACAGTTTGCTTTCCTCTTGTTGGTTTATTTTGAGTTTGAGCTGAAGAACCCCGATGAGAAGATACCTGAAATCGACTTCAGGCGATGGGGCTTTGGAGCAATGCAACCCGACAGAGATGTTCAGTTCCGATACAGACTCAGATATTAAATCAGTCAATCACTTTCTGATCAAATGTTTCCTGATTTGAATAATTTCTGTGAGCTTTCATTTGGCAATTATGTAGGAAACATAAGGATTCAACAATTaagcattatttttattttcataccaATGATGTGATAAGCACATTATGGACGTTAGATGTTAACATGTTATGTGTCGGAGACTAATTGAGATTGTGATGTATGTGATGTACTTAGTTTCTGACAGCTATCTGTGTTTTGAGTTCATGTGCATAAATTCAATGTCACCAAACTTGCTTCACTAGAAGGTGAAGGTTAGGTTTTTATTCTGGGAAGTCCTCGTCCCATAAAGTGCACCTGTAACCATACTGAGACTGAAGCAGAGTATTTTCCTTGACCGAATAAACTGTGTCTCTGAACTGTGTTGTTTTACTCCATATATGTCTTACTTGGAAATGTACATTATGTGACATTACATATATCACCATTTTGTATCAAGGATTTCAAACCTTACATTTATCTTCCTAATTAAAAACTGTTATCATCCTTAACTACTGAATGTCCCAATAttcttaaaacattatattatttcttCAGGCTGGCGGTGGGGGATGTGGGTTATTCTGTTGATTGCTGCATCACAGCAATCATACATGTCACAAACTATCAAATATAGTTGTATGCCATTTAGTAAAAAGTCTGGGAATAGATATATTTCTCTAAAAAGAGCTGAGCACTATTATTGATCTTTGTCCTTGTATTATTGATTCAGGGTCATATCGTGCTGTTACATGTCGAAGTTTTGTGAATGATTCACACCCCACAGTCTCATACAGCTGttttgtctgacacacacagacagaaggggggggggggggggggggggggggggggtgctagtagtagtggtagttgtAGTGATTGTagacaatatttttttaaataataactatTTCTCATAACTTTTCTTATTTacgaataaatataattaatgaaacattatttcAAAGTTTTCTGAATTAGCTCTTTTGATTTACAGAATATTACAGAATGTGAATATAAGAGTTGAGAGAAAtacatgctttaaaaaaacaaacctaaaCTCTAAAATGCCT from Cottoperca gobio chromosome 17, fCotGob3.1, whole genome shotgun sequence carries:
- the LOC115022806 gene encoding 7-alpha-hydroxycholest-4-en-3-one 12-alpha-hydroxylase-like; translation: MGLLLPILLGFLAALIGGLYLLGVFRQRRAGEPPLDKGLLPWLGHVLEFRRNTLKFLQRMRQKHGDVFTIQLGGFYITFLQDPQSFGSVVKESRDKLDFTKFAVHLVRRVFGYTSIEGEHNILQMFSNKHLKGDGLELMTQSMMNNLQTLMLHNIGSAVEERTWMDDGLFNYSYNIVFRAGYLSLYGNEPHNSEGSEKKAKEKDRAVSEALFSEFRKYDQLFPNLAYGVLMPGQRLEAQRIMEYFWNSLSVQTMKTKDNISRWLWDIQQAKEERGEKESAISKYMFVLLWASQGNTGPSAFWLLLFLMKNPEAMAAVKEEVDKVLKEFEQEVQPGGPLINLTREMLMKTPVLDSAVEETLRLTAAPLLTRAVLQDMTLKMADGREYFIREGDRIAVFPYIAVHIDPEIHPDPHSFKYDRFLNPNGSKKTDFYKAGKKVKYYNMPWGAGVSMCPGRFFATNELKQFAFLLLVYFEFELKNPDEKIPEIDFRRWGFGAMQPDRDVQFRYRLRY